A stretch of the Vigna radiata var. radiata cultivar VC1973A chromosome 9, Vradiata_ver6, whole genome shotgun sequence genome encodes the following:
- the LOC106774315 gene encoding shikimate O-hydroxycinnamoyltransferase isoform X1: MELLQRKNVMFKNAKFKSSPQLGAFWIREMIINVKESTMVRPAEEGERRVVWNSNVDLVVPNFHTPSVYFYRANGASNFFEGKVLKEALSKVLVPFYPMAGRLRRDEDGRVEIDCDGQGVLFVEADTGAVIDDFGDFAPTLELRQLIPAVDYSQGIETYPLLVLQVTHFKCGGASLGVGMQHHAADGASGLHFINTWSDVARGLDVSIPPFIDRTILRARDPPRPVFDHIEYKPPPAMKTQPGTESDTAAVSIFKLTRDQLSTLKAKSKEDGNTINYSSYEMLAGHVWRSVCKARALPEDQETKLYIATDGRSRLQPSPPPGYFGNVIFTTTPIALAGDLISKPTWYAASRIHNALLRMDNEYLRSALDYLELQPDLKALVRGAHTFKCPNLGITSWTRLPIHDADFGWGRPIFMGPGGIAFEGLSFIIPNSTNDGSLSVAISLQPDHMKLFKEYFYDI; encoded by the exons ATGGAACTGTTGCAAAGGAAAAATGTAATGTTTAAGAATGCTAAATTCAAAAGTTCGCCGCAGT TGGGAGCATTTTGGATAAGAGAGATGATCATCAACGTGAAGGAATCGACGATGGTGCGGCCGGCGGAAGAGGGGGAGCGGCGGGTGGTGTGGAACTCGAACGTGGACCTGGTGGTGCCGAATTTCCACACGCCAAGCGTCTACTTCTACAGAGCGAACGGCGCGTCCAACTTTTTCGAGGGGAAGGTTCTGAAGGAGGCACTGAGCAAGGTGCTGGTGCCCTTCTACCCAATGGCTGGGAGGCTCCGCCGAGACGAAGACGGTCGCGTGGAGATTGACTGCGACGGTCAGGGGGTTCTCTTCGTGGAGGCCGACACCGGCGCAGTCATCGACGACTTCGGGGACTTTGCACCGACCCTTGAGCTCCGGCAGCTCATCCCCGCCGTGGATTATTCGCAAGGGATCGAAACCTATCCCCTGTTGGTGTTACAG gTAACACACTTCAAATGTGGAGGGGCATCACTAGGAGTTGGTATGCAGCATCATGCCGCAGATGGAGCCTCTGGTCTTCATTTCATCAATACATGGTCTGATGTGGCTCGTGGCTTGGATGTTTCAATTCCACCATTCATTGATAGAACAATACTTCGTGCGAGAGATCCACCTCGACCAGTTTTTGATCACATTGAATACAAGCCCCCACCAGCCATGAAAACTCAACCAGGCACAGAATCTGATACTGCAGCTGTCTCTATTTTCAAACTCACACGAGACCAGCTCTCCACCCTTAAAGCCAAGTCCAAAGAAGATGGCAACACAATCAACTACAGCTCTTATGAGATGTTAGCTGGACACGTGTGGAGAAGTGTCTGCAAAGCAAGAGCACTTCCTGAAGATCAAGAGACCAAATTGTACATTGCAACTGACGGAAGATCAAGGCTTCAACCTTCTCCTCCACCAGGTTACTTTGGCAATGTCATATTCACAACCACACCCATAGCTCTGGCAGGTGATCTCATCTCAAAACCAACATGGTATGCTGCAAGCAGAATCCACAACGCATTACTACGAATGGACAACGAATATCTAAGATCCGCTCTTGACTATCTAGAGCTGCAACCTGATCTCAAAGCTCTGGTTCGTGGTGCACACACTTTCAAATGTCCAAATCTTGGCATCACCAGCTGGACTAGGCTTCCAATCCATGATGCTGACTTTGGTTGGGGAAGGCCCATATTCATGGGTCCTGGTGGAATTGCATTCGAGGGTTTATCTTTCATAATCCCAAACTCCACCAACGATGGTAGCTTATCTGTCGCAATATCTCTTCAGCCCGACCATATGAAGCTGTTTAAGGAATACTTTTATGACATTTGA
- the LOC106774315 gene encoding shikimate O-hydroxycinnamoyltransferase isoform X2, with translation MIINVKESTMVRPAEEGERRVVWNSNVDLVVPNFHTPSVYFYRANGASNFFEGKVLKEALSKVLVPFYPMAGRLRRDEDGRVEIDCDGQGVLFVEADTGAVIDDFGDFAPTLELRQLIPAVDYSQGIETYPLLVLQVTHFKCGGASLGVGMQHHAADGASGLHFINTWSDVARGLDVSIPPFIDRTILRARDPPRPVFDHIEYKPPPAMKTQPGTESDTAAVSIFKLTRDQLSTLKAKSKEDGNTINYSSYEMLAGHVWRSVCKARALPEDQETKLYIATDGRSRLQPSPPPGYFGNVIFTTTPIALAGDLISKPTWYAASRIHNALLRMDNEYLRSALDYLELQPDLKALVRGAHTFKCPNLGITSWTRLPIHDADFGWGRPIFMGPGGIAFEGLSFIIPNSTNDGSLSVAISLQPDHMKLFKEYFYDI, from the exons ATGATCATCAACGTGAAGGAATCGACGATGGTGCGGCCGGCGGAAGAGGGGGAGCGGCGGGTGGTGTGGAACTCGAACGTGGACCTGGTGGTGCCGAATTTCCACACGCCAAGCGTCTACTTCTACAGAGCGAACGGCGCGTCCAACTTTTTCGAGGGGAAGGTTCTGAAGGAGGCACTGAGCAAGGTGCTGGTGCCCTTCTACCCAATGGCTGGGAGGCTCCGCCGAGACGAAGACGGTCGCGTGGAGATTGACTGCGACGGTCAGGGGGTTCTCTTCGTGGAGGCCGACACCGGCGCAGTCATCGACGACTTCGGGGACTTTGCACCGACCCTTGAGCTCCGGCAGCTCATCCCCGCCGTGGATTATTCGCAAGGGATCGAAACCTATCCCCTGTTGGTGTTACAG gTAACACACTTCAAATGTGGAGGGGCATCACTAGGAGTTGGTATGCAGCATCATGCCGCAGATGGAGCCTCTGGTCTTCATTTCATCAATACATGGTCTGATGTGGCTCGTGGCTTGGATGTTTCAATTCCACCATTCATTGATAGAACAATACTTCGTGCGAGAGATCCACCTCGACCAGTTTTTGATCACATTGAATACAAGCCCCCACCAGCCATGAAAACTCAACCAGGCACAGAATCTGATACTGCAGCTGTCTCTATTTTCAAACTCACACGAGACCAGCTCTCCACCCTTAAAGCCAAGTCCAAAGAAGATGGCAACACAATCAACTACAGCTCTTATGAGATGTTAGCTGGACACGTGTGGAGAAGTGTCTGCAAAGCAAGAGCACTTCCTGAAGATCAAGAGACCAAATTGTACATTGCAACTGACGGAAGATCAAGGCTTCAACCTTCTCCTCCACCAGGTTACTTTGGCAATGTCATATTCACAACCACACCCATAGCTCTGGCAGGTGATCTCATCTCAAAACCAACATGGTATGCTGCAAGCAGAATCCACAACGCATTACTACGAATGGACAACGAATATCTAAGATCCGCTCTTGACTATCTAGAGCTGCAACCTGATCTCAAAGCTCTGGTTCGTGGTGCACACACTTTCAAATGTCCAAATCTTGGCATCACCAGCTGGACTAGGCTTCCAATCCATGATGCTGACTTTGGTTGGGGAAGGCCCATATTCATGGGTCCTGGTGGAATTGCATTCGAGGGTTTATCTTTCATAATCCCAAACTCCACCAACGATGGTAGCTTATCTGTCGCAATATCTCTTCAGCCCGACCATATGAAGCTGTTTAAGGAATACTTTTATGACATTTGA
- the LOC106773896 gene encoding uncharacterized protein LOC106773896, translating to MVMRFIAFFLLISGIHAISISEFNIEFSSEGKGLIQSNGQAQQLGKLLYGSMEEATKLKDKVDEIENGYKEEVLSTTRTSHGGSSGGGGKKGKTGTGGSADVNRRPRQNSAPSKPRFWISTFNLCVSLGLVTLFPFHWV from the exons ATGGTGATGAGATTCATTGCTTTTTTCCTACTCATTTCAGGCATTCATGCCATATCAATTTCAGAGTTCAACATCGAATTCAGTTCAGAAGGTAAAGGCCTAATCCAGAGCAATGGACAAGCACAACAACTTG GGAAATTGTTATATGGAAGCATGGAAGAGGCAACAAAGTTGAAAGACAAagttgatgaaattgaaaatgggtACAAAGAAGAAGTACTCAGTACTACAAGAACATCGCACGGTGGAAGTTCAGGTGGCGGAGGAAAGAAAGGGAAGACAGGAACTGGGGGCAGTGCAGATGTTAATCGCCGGCCACGTCAGAATTCTGCGCCCTCAAAGCCTCGTTTTTGGATCTCAACTTTTAATCTATGCGTAAGCTTAGGTTTAGTCACATTATTTCCTTTCCACTGGGTCTGA